In one Candidatus Methylomirabilota bacterium genomic region, the following are encoded:
- a CDS encoding ABC transporter substrate-binding protein produces MERRTFLATIAGSLLAAPLPAEAQQGRKVYRIGFLRAGQAPKTWVEALQQGLRERGYVEGQNVVVEFRYGSLDQLPQLAEDLVRLKVDVILAGASSAAVAAKRVTTSVPIVMVGVSHPVEIGLVPSLARPGGNITGVAFNSADLAGKRLELLRELVPKLRRVAVLSYPAHPTNAVQLKGAEVAARTLGMQFEQVPVRGPNDFDAAFRAVRNAADGLLYIDTPLFTTHGARLTDLAARSRLPAIYGTREIVEVGGLMSYGPYIPDLYRLAATYVDKVLKGAKPADLPVEQPTKFELVINLKTAKALGLTIPQSLLLRADEVIQ; encoded by the coding sequence ATGGAACGACGCACCTTCCTGGCGACGATCGCTGGCAGTCTCCTCGCCGCGCCCCTCCCCGCTGAGGCGCAACAGGGGCGGAAGGTCTACCGGATCGGGTTCCTGCGCGCGGGCCAAGCGCCCAAGACCTGGGTCGAGGCGCTTCAGCAAGGCCTACGGGAGCGAGGATACGTCGAGGGCCAGAATGTAGTCGTCGAATTCCGATACGGCAGCCTCGACCAGCTTCCGCAGCTTGCCGAAGACTTGGTGCGATTGAAGGTCGACGTCATCCTGGCTGGGGCCTCATCAGCGGCTGTGGCAGCCAAGAGGGTCACCACGTCAGTGCCTATCGTCATGGTCGGCGTGAGCCACCCGGTTGAGATCGGGCTCGTCCCAAGCCTGGCACGCCCGGGGGGCAACATCACGGGCGTGGCCTTCAATTCTGCCGATCTCGCCGGAAAGCGCCTGGAGCTGCTCAGGGAGCTCGTTCCCAAGCTCAGGCGAGTCGCCGTGCTCTCGTATCCCGCGCATCCGACCAACGCGGTGCAGCTCAAGGGGGCGGAGGTCGCGGCGCGCACACTGGGCATGCAGTTTGAGCAGGTGCCGGTCCGGGGCCCCAACGATTTTGACGCGGCATTCAGGGCTGTGCGCAACGCCGCCGATGGTCTGCTGTACATAGATACTCCCCTTTTCACTACGCATGGTGCTCGACTCACAGACTTGGCGGCCAGGAGCCGGCTGCCCGCGATCTACGGGACCCGGGAGATTGTGGAAGTCGGCGGCCTCATGTCGTACGGTCCGTACATCCCGGACTTATACAGGCTCGCCGCCACCTACGTGGACAAGGTCTTGAAGGGAGCGAAGCCGGCTGACCTCCCTGTCGAGCAACCCACGAAGTTCGAGCTGGTCATCAACCTCAAGACCGCCAAGGCTCTCGGCCTGACGATTCCGCAATCGCTCTTGCTGCGGGCGGATGAGGTGATCCAGTGA